A genomic segment from Corylus avellana chromosome ca5, CavTom2PMs-1.0 encodes:
- the LOC132181199 gene encoding protein RIK isoform X1, producing the protein MIEDSGAKVSSEDASQTRKRKKRKWDQPAESLVSTSAEVPGVLLPGNMAPLGGIALPGVAPVSSTLLMNSLGGAAIPQVFQASSMQQHTTTVVPKPKIQDELIAREIVINDAESSIRYKLTKRQTQEEIQKCTGAVVITRGKYRLPNAPSDGEKPLYLHISAGAHLKDTAERILAVDRAAAMVEEMLKQGQNLQPASSTFHAALSNGVKAPSMCVFLGFDPDPSLNIAARIRGPNDQYINHIMNETGVTVSLRGCGSGEIESLHGEEGQQPLHLLLSSNNPKSLEDAKSLAENLLDTISVECCASRVSSCKVYSAVPLPPPQLVYSAVPPPQQLLAGVQSSGNELTVNASSAAGLTSASVGSAPAPHVSSIRAPGLPPVFSQGTVSQSGGYLNSGVSQGNVIGYSQHLLSGGTSYIGYGGIYPQATPLQQVALALRQSPSPVTSTIAPTTSIPNKESKPGFRSDSEKEKRHPQRRKFQELPAGSKGPAKLIQGSEFLKPAEASADLDLRNVSTMPAPKKLVQLSSNGMAPPLPRTMPPAPPPPKFTTSMFADTGHDKNNIPKKTKPDTVPVFSDTLVKLMEYGEEDDDPEENYEESVSGKSSAVAAARKPFWAL; encoded by the exons ATGATTGAGGACAGTGGCGCTAAGGTTTCTTCCGAGGATGCCTCACAAACACGGAAAAG aaagaagagaaagtgggatcAACCTGCAGAGTCCTTGGTTTCAACTAGTGCAGAAGTGCCAGGGGTCCTCCTACCGGGCAACATGGCACCCCTTGGTGGGATTGCACTTCCTGGTGTGGCTCCAGTGTCCAGCACACTTTTAATGAATTCACTAGGAGGCGCAGCCATACCACAGGTGTTTCAGGCATCTTCAATGCAGCAACACACTACCACCGTGGTTCCAAAA CCAAAGATCCAAGATGAGTTAATAGCACGAGAAATTGTCATAAATGATGCCGAGTCTTCTATTCGTTACAAGCTCACAAAACGCCAGACACAGGAGGAG ATCCAAAAGTGCACGGGTGCTGTGGTTATAACCAG GGGTAAGTACCGTCTGCCAAATGCTCCATCTGATGGGGAAAAGCCTTTATATCTTCACATCTCTGCAGGGGCTCAT TTGAAAGATACAGCTGAACGGATACTAGCAGTTGATCGTGCAGCTGCTATGGTTGAAGAAATGTTGAAACAAGGTCAGAATTTACAGCCAGCTTCTTCCACTTTTCATGCAGCTTTAAGCAATGGAGTGAAG GCACCGAGCATGTGTGTGTTTTTGGGCTTTGACCCAGATCCATCATTGAACATTGCTGCTCGTATACGTGGACCAAAT GACCAGTATATAAATCACATTATGAATGAAACAGGAGTTACTGTCTCACTAAGAGGATGTGGTTCAGGAGAAATTGAAAGCTTACATGGAGAAG AAGGACAGCAACCACTGCATTTATTATTGTCAAGCAATAATCCAAAAAGTCTCGAAGATGCTAAGAGTCTGGCTGAAAATTTGTTGGATACAATCAGTGTAGAGTGTTGTGCTTCTAG GGTTTCATCATGTAAGGTTTATAGTGCTGTTCCGCTTCCACCTCCACAGCTGGTTTACAGTGCTGTTCCTCCCCCTCAGCAGTTATTGGCTGGAGTTCAGAGTTCTGGGAATGAACTGACAGTAAATGCAAGTTCTGCTGCTGGTTTGACATCTGCAAGTGTGGGCTCTGCGCCAGCTCCCCATGTTTCCTCCATTAGAGCCCCAGGGCTCCCTCCTGTCTTTTCTCAAGGGACAGTATCTCAATCTGGTGGATATTTAAATTCTGGGGTGTCTCAAGGAAATGTGATTGGCTATTCCCAGCATTTATTATCTGGTGGAACAAGCTATATCGGATATGGTGGGATATATCCTCAAGCCACACCATTGCAACAAGTTGCTCTGGCCCTTAGGCAGTCACCTTCTCCGGTCACTTCTACAATTGCTCCTACAACATCAATACCAAACAAAGAATCAAAGCCGGGTTTTAGATCTGATTCTGAGAAGGAGAAACGGCATCCACAGAGGCGGAAGTTTCAGGAACTACCAGCTGGGTCAAAGGGTCCTGCAAAACTTATTCAG GGTTCAGAATTTTTGAAGCCAGCTGAGGCCTCGGCAGATTTGGATTTGAGAAATGTATCGACTATGCCAGCCCCAAAGAAGTTGGTCCAGTTGTCATCCAACGGAATGGCACCACCCCTGCCAAGAACCATGCCTCCAGCACCACCTCCGCCAAAATTTACAACGTCAATGTTTGCTGATACAGGGCATGACAAGAACAATATTCCGAAGAAAACAAAGCCTGACACTGTTCCGG TTTTTTCAGATACTTTGGTCAAGCTGATGGAATATGGGGAGGAGGATGATGATCCCGAGGAAAATTACGAAGAATCCGTTAGTGGCAAATCCAGTGCAGTAGCAGCAGCTCGAAAGCCCTTCTGGGCTTTATAA
- the LOC132181198 gene encoding exocyst complex component EXO70E2, producing the protein MGDYESMIPELKGEENLIAAAKHIVKALGSNKNLTVDARKILAELGTQLSTMTAVNETKDDGTSEMEDQLHAVEEKIMRWEEDQSMIWDSGQEEASEYLIAAGEAQKLTERLESLCLNKDDDEYILLQRAHNILQKAMERLEEEFRHMLVENRQPFEPEHVSFRSNEEDVVDEVSIISFGDESVEDSLQRDRDSVSRASEEYIIDLIQPDVIPDLRCITNLMFNSNYDKECYQAYTSVRKDALDECLFILEMEKLSIEDVLKMEWVSLNSKIKRWVRTMKIFVRVYLASEKWLSDQIFGELGPINLVCFVEASKASMFQLLNFAEAMSIGPHQPEKLSRILDMYEVLADLLPDIDTLYSDEAGSSVRKECHEVLRRLGDSARATFLEFKKAIASNASTNPFAGGGIHPLTRYVMNYIKILTDYSETLNLLLKDHDEEYPSLLSPDMSPTAEEESKSGSSLRGISPMSSHLLSIASILESSLDDKSKLYKDPSLQHFFLMNNIYYMAQKVKGSELRDIFGDEWIRKHNWKFQQHAMNYERASWSSILSLLKDERIQNPGSNSISKTLLKERIRSFYLAFEEIYKAQTAWLIPDLQLREDLRISTSLKVIQAYRTFVGRFGNHVSDKHIKYSADDLESYLLDLFEGSPKSLQNSHRR; encoded by the coding sequence ATGGGGGATTATGAGTCGATGATTCCGGAGttaaaaggagaagaaaactTAATCGCTGCGGCGAAACACATTGTTAAAGCTTTGGGGTCAAATAAGAACCTTACAGTTGATGCAAGGAAAATTTTGGCAGAACTTGGCACCCAATTGTCCACCATGACTGCAGTCAACGAAACAAAGGATGATGGGACTAGCGAGATGGAGGATCAGCTTCATGCTGTTGAGGAAAAGATAATGAGATGGGAGGAAGATCAGTCTATGATATGGGATTCAGGACAAGAAGAAGCCTCTGAGTACCTGATTGCGGCAGGTGAAGCCCAAAAGTTGACTGAAAGGTTGGAGAGTCTGTGTCTGAATaaagatgatgatgaatatattcTGTTACAAAGGGCTCACAATATTCTTCAGAAGGCAATGGAAAGGCTTGAGGAAGAGTTCAGGCACATGCTTGTTGAGAACAGGCAACCATTTGAGCCAGAGCACGTGTCGTTTAGATCGAATGAAGAGGATGTTGTGGATGAGGTCTCAATTATCTCTTTTGGGGATGAGTCAGTTGAGGACTCGCtccagagagacagagacagtgTCAGCAGGGCATCAGAGGAATATATCATTGATTTGATCCAACCGGATGTAATTCCTGACCTTAGATGCATTACGAACTTGATGTTCAATTCAAATTATGATAAGGAATGTTACCAGGCGTATACCAGCGTCCGAAAGGATGCCTTGGATGAGTGCCTCTTCATCCTTGAAATGGAGAAACTAAGCATTGAAGATGTGCTGAAGATGGAGTGGGTTAGCTTGAATTCCAAGATCAAGCGATGGGTTCGAACAATGAAGATATTTGTGCGGGTCTATCTTGCTAGCGAGAAATGGCTCAGTGATCAAATTTTTGGGGAGCTTGGACCAATTAATCTAGTTTGTTTTGTTGAGGCATCTAAGGCTTCAATGTTTCAGCTTCTGAATTTTGCTGAAGCCATGTCTATAGGACCTCACCAACCAGAGAAGTTGTCTCGCATTCTTGACATGTATGAGGTGCTAGCAGATCTTCTTCCAGATATAGATACTTTATACTCGGATGAAGCTGGTTCTTCAGTTCGAAAGGAGTGTCATGAGGTTCTAAGGAGATTAGGTGATTCTGCTAGGGCAACGTTTCTCGAATTTAAGAAAGCCATTGCATCAAACGCATCAACAAACCCTTTTGCAGGAGGCGGAATCCACCCTCTGACCAGATATGTCATGAATTACATCAAGATTCTAACTGACTACAGTGAGACCCTTAATTTGCTCCTCAAGGACCATGATGAAGAGTATCCCAGTTTGTTGTCACCTGACATGAGTCCAACAGCAGAAGAGGAGAGCAAAAGTGGAAGTTCTTTACGCGGGATTTCCCCAATGTCTTCCCACCTGCTATCGATTGCTTCAATTCTGGAAAGCAGCCTTGATGATAAatccaagctctacaaggatcCTTCGCTGCAGCACTTCTTCTTGATGAACAATATTTATTACATGGCTCAAAAGGTCAAGGGGTCTGAGCTACGGGATATATTTGGGGATGAATGGATTAGAAAGCACAACTGGAAATTCCAACAGCACGCAATGAATTACGAGCGAGCTAGTTGGAGTTCAATCCTCTCGTTGCTTAAAGACGAGCGGATTCAAAATCCCGGTTCAAATTCTATCTCAAAAACTCTTCTTAAGGAAAGGATACGGAGCTTTTACCTTGCATTTGAGGAAATTTACAAGGCTCAAACGGCATGGCTTATCCCAGATCTCCAGCTTCGAGAAGATCTACGAATCTCAACATCCCTCAAGGTGATTCAAGCTTATAGGACATTCGTGGGAAGATTTGGCAATCACGTAAGTGACAAGCATATTAAGTACAGTGCAGATGATCTAGAGAGTTATCTTTTGGATCTCTTCGAGGGATCTccaaaatcattacaaaatagCCATAGGAGGTGA
- the LOC132181199 gene encoding protein RIK isoform X2, whose translation MIEDSGAKVSSEDASQTRKRKKRKWDQPAESLVSTSAEVPGVLLPGNMAPLGGIALPGVAPVSSTLLMNSLGGAAIPQVFQASSMQQHTTTVVPKPKIQDELIAREIVINDAESSIRYKLTKRQTQEEIQKCTGAVVITRGKYRLPNAPSDGEKPLYLHISAGAHLKDTAERILAVDRAAAMVEEMLKQGQNLQPASSTFHAALSNGVKAPSMCVFLGFDPDPSLNIAARIRGPNDQYINHIMNETGVTVSLRGCGSGEIESLHGEEGQQPLHLLLSSNNPKSLEDAKSLAENLLDTISVECCASRVSSCKVYSAVPLPPPQLVYSAVPPPQQLLAGVQSSGNELTVNASSAAGLTSASVGSAPAPHVSSIRAPGLPPVFSQGTVSQSGGYLNSGVSQGNVIGYSQHLLSGGTSYIGYGGIYPQATPLQQVALALRQSPSPVTSTIAPTTSIPNKESKPGFRSDSEKEKRHPQRRKFQELPAGSKGPAKLIQGSEFLKPAEASADLDLRNVSTMPAPKKLVQLSSNGMAPPLPRTMPPAPPPPKFTTSMFADTGHDKNNIPKKTKPDTVPDTLVKLMEYGEEDDDPEENYEESVSGKSSAVAAARKPFWAL comes from the exons ATGATTGAGGACAGTGGCGCTAAGGTTTCTTCCGAGGATGCCTCACAAACACGGAAAAG aaagaagagaaagtgggatcAACCTGCAGAGTCCTTGGTTTCAACTAGTGCAGAAGTGCCAGGGGTCCTCCTACCGGGCAACATGGCACCCCTTGGTGGGATTGCACTTCCTGGTGTGGCTCCAGTGTCCAGCACACTTTTAATGAATTCACTAGGAGGCGCAGCCATACCACAGGTGTTTCAGGCATCTTCAATGCAGCAACACACTACCACCGTGGTTCCAAAA CCAAAGATCCAAGATGAGTTAATAGCACGAGAAATTGTCATAAATGATGCCGAGTCTTCTATTCGTTACAAGCTCACAAAACGCCAGACACAGGAGGAG ATCCAAAAGTGCACGGGTGCTGTGGTTATAACCAG GGGTAAGTACCGTCTGCCAAATGCTCCATCTGATGGGGAAAAGCCTTTATATCTTCACATCTCTGCAGGGGCTCAT TTGAAAGATACAGCTGAACGGATACTAGCAGTTGATCGTGCAGCTGCTATGGTTGAAGAAATGTTGAAACAAGGTCAGAATTTACAGCCAGCTTCTTCCACTTTTCATGCAGCTTTAAGCAATGGAGTGAAG GCACCGAGCATGTGTGTGTTTTTGGGCTTTGACCCAGATCCATCATTGAACATTGCTGCTCGTATACGTGGACCAAAT GACCAGTATATAAATCACATTATGAATGAAACAGGAGTTACTGTCTCACTAAGAGGATGTGGTTCAGGAGAAATTGAAAGCTTACATGGAGAAG AAGGACAGCAACCACTGCATTTATTATTGTCAAGCAATAATCCAAAAAGTCTCGAAGATGCTAAGAGTCTGGCTGAAAATTTGTTGGATACAATCAGTGTAGAGTGTTGTGCTTCTAG GGTTTCATCATGTAAGGTTTATAGTGCTGTTCCGCTTCCACCTCCACAGCTGGTTTACAGTGCTGTTCCTCCCCCTCAGCAGTTATTGGCTGGAGTTCAGAGTTCTGGGAATGAACTGACAGTAAATGCAAGTTCTGCTGCTGGTTTGACATCTGCAAGTGTGGGCTCTGCGCCAGCTCCCCATGTTTCCTCCATTAGAGCCCCAGGGCTCCCTCCTGTCTTTTCTCAAGGGACAGTATCTCAATCTGGTGGATATTTAAATTCTGGGGTGTCTCAAGGAAATGTGATTGGCTATTCCCAGCATTTATTATCTGGTGGAACAAGCTATATCGGATATGGTGGGATATATCCTCAAGCCACACCATTGCAACAAGTTGCTCTGGCCCTTAGGCAGTCACCTTCTCCGGTCACTTCTACAATTGCTCCTACAACATCAATACCAAACAAAGAATCAAAGCCGGGTTTTAGATCTGATTCTGAGAAGGAGAAACGGCATCCACAGAGGCGGAAGTTTCAGGAACTACCAGCTGGGTCAAAGGGTCCTGCAAAACTTATTCAG GGTTCAGAATTTTTGAAGCCAGCTGAGGCCTCGGCAGATTTGGATTTGAGAAATGTATCGACTATGCCAGCCCCAAAGAAGTTGGTCCAGTTGTCATCCAACGGAATGGCACCACCCCTGCCAAGAACCATGCCTCCAGCACCACCTCCGCCAAAATTTACAACGTCAATGTTTGCTGATACAGGGCATGACAAGAACAATATTCCGAAGAAAACAAAGCCTGACACTGTTCCGG ATACTTTGGTCAAGCTGATGGAATATGGGGAGGAGGATGATGATCCCGAGGAAAATTACGAAGAATCCGTTAGTGGCAAATCCAGTGCAGTAGCAGCAGCTCGAAAGCCCTTCTGGGCTTTATAA
- the LOC132181199 gene encoding protein RIK isoform X3 produces the protein MIEDSGAKVSSEDASQTRKRKKRKWDQPAESLVSTSAEVPGVLLPGNMAPLGGIALPGVAPVSSTLLMNSLGGAAIPQVFQASSMQQHTTTVVPKPKIQDELIAREIVINDAESSIRYKLTKRQTQEEIQKCTGAVVITRGKYRLPNAPSDGEKPLYLHISAGAHLKDTAERILAVDRAAAMVEEMLKQGQNLQPASSTFHAALSNGVKAPSMCVFLGFDPDPSLNIAARIRGPNDQYINHIMNETGVTVSLRGCGSGEIESLHGEEGQQPLHLLLSSNNPKSLEDAKSLAENLLDTISVECCASRVSSCKVYSAVPLPPPQLVYSAVPPPQQLLAGVQSSGNELTVNASSAAGLTSASVGSAPAPHVSSIRAPGLPPVFSQGTVSQSGGYLNSGVSQGNVIGYSQHLLSGGTSYIGYGGIYPQATPLQQVALALRQSPSPVTSTIAPTTSIPNKESKPGFRSDSEKEKRHPQRRKFQELPAGSKGPAKLIQVFSLTFYEANRPILDLSIGSLVCMFHRVFSCGGAMAGAQMATELLIKSQF, from the exons ATGATTGAGGACAGTGGCGCTAAGGTTTCTTCCGAGGATGCCTCACAAACACGGAAAAG aaagaagagaaagtgggatcAACCTGCAGAGTCCTTGGTTTCAACTAGTGCAGAAGTGCCAGGGGTCCTCCTACCGGGCAACATGGCACCCCTTGGTGGGATTGCACTTCCTGGTGTGGCTCCAGTGTCCAGCACACTTTTAATGAATTCACTAGGAGGCGCAGCCATACCACAGGTGTTTCAGGCATCTTCAATGCAGCAACACACTACCACCGTGGTTCCAAAA CCAAAGATCCAAGATGAGTTAATAGCACGAGAAATTGTCATAAATGATGCCGAGTCTTCTATTCGTTACAAGCTCACAAAACGCCAGACACAGGAGGAG ATCCAAAAGTGCACGGGTGCTGTGGTTATAACCAG GGGTAAGTACCGTCTGCCAAATGCTCCATCTGATGGGGAAAAGCCTTTATATCTTCACATCTCTGCAGGGGCTCAT TTGAAAGATACAGCTGAACGGATACTAGCAGTTGATCGTGCAGCTGCTATGGTTGAAGAAATGTTGAAACAAGGTCAGAATTTACAGCCAGCTTCTTCCACTTTTCATGCAGCTTTAAGCAATGGAGTGAAG GCACCGAGCATGTGTGTGTTTTTGGGCTTTGACCCAGATCCATCATTGAACATTGCTGCTCGTATACGTGGACCAAAT GACCAGTATATAAATCACATTATGAATGAAACAGGAGTTACTGTCTCACTAAGAGGATGTGGTTCAGGAGAAATTGAAAGCTTACATGGAGAAG AAGGACAGCAACCACTGCATTTATTATTGTCAAGCAATAATCCAAAAAGTCTCGAAGATGCTAAGAGTCTGGCTGAAAATTTGTTGGATACAATCAGTGTAGAGTGTTGTGCTTCTAG GGTTTCATCATGTAAGGTTTATAGTGCTGTTCCGCTTCCACCTCCACAGCTGGTTTACAGTGCTGTTCCTCCCCCTCAGCAGTTATTGGCTGGAGTTCAGAGTTCTGGGAATGAACTGACAGTAAATGCAAGTTCTGCTGCTGGTTTGACATCTGCAAGTGTGGGCTCTGCGCCAGCTCCCCATGTTTCCTCCATTAGAGCCCCAGGGCTCCCTCCTGTCTTTTCTCAAGGGACAGTATCTCAATCTGGTGGATATTTAAATTCTGGGGTGTCTCAAGGAAATGTGATTGGCTATTCCCAGCATTTATTATCTGGTGGAACAAGCTATATCGGATATGGTGGGATATATCCTCAAGCCACACCATTGCAACAAGTTGCTCTGGCCCTTAGGCAGTCACCTTCTCCGGTCACTTCTACAATTGCTCCTACAACATCAATACCAAACAAAGAATCAAAGCCGGGTTTTAGATCTGATTCTGAGAAGGAGAAACGGCATCCACAGAGGCGGAAGTTTCAGGAACTACCAGCTGGGTCAAAGGGTCCTGCAAAACTTATTCAG GTATTTTCTCTGACCTTCTATGAAGCTAACAGGCCGATACTGGACCTCTCTATTGGGTCGTTGGTTTGTATGTTTCACAGGGTTTTCAGTTGTGGAGGTGCCATGGCTGGGGCACAAATGGCTACAGAGCTTTTGATCAAAAGCCAATTCTAG